In Rhodococcus qingshengii JCM 15477, the sequence CGATTCCGTCGAACGTGTTCCGCTGCAACAGGCTGACGCGGCGTCGGCGTTCTCCACCGGGCAGGTCGACGCGTGGGCATCGTTCCTGATTCCGTATCAGGAGGCCAAGGCCAAGGGCGCGGTCGAGATCGCAACCGAGGCGAGCATCGACTCCGTGGACAGCACCATCATCGCCGGCCGCACCGTAGTACTCGAAGAGCATCCCGAAGTGGTCCAGAAGTTCCTCGAGGTCACCCAGGAACTCACCGCGAAGCAGCAGGCCGACCCGGCAGCATTCGAGAACGTCTTCGAACAGACCGGTCCGCGCGCACTCTCCGGACAGCGACTCGACGACGCGATCACCCTGGGCGGCCAGATCACCAACTTCCGCTACCCGACTGCAGCCGACGCTACCGACCTCGAATCGATCTCCACGTTGTTCGCCGACAACAAGGTGATCCAGCAGCCGATCAAAGGCAGTGACGTGATCTTCGACCTCCAGGGTGCTGTGGCAGGTTCGGCAGCGGCAGCACCCACCACTGAGGGGAAGTGACCCGATGGTGACGCTGACCCGGCCCGCACGAACTGCGTCGCCGTCAGTGGAGCATCCGCAACTCGAAACGCCCCGCTACCGCCGCAATCGCAGCAGGCCCAAGTGGGTCTCGATCCCACTCCGCTTCCTCGTACCCGCGCTGCTGGTTGCCGGATGGTGGATCGGATCCGCTACCGGACTGATCCGCGAAGAGATCCTGGCCGGACCTCCGGCGGTGTGGACGGCATTCGCCGAGCTGTACCAGTCGGGTCAGTTGGTCGACTTCGGTCTCGCGTCGCTTCAACGTG encodes:
- a CDS encoding NrtA/SsuA/CpmA family ABC transporter substrate-binding protein, coding for MSRFRRLPRAAAALAMIPLAGLAVACGSSDSDSAAGNSSADFTLKVFDPGNSGAIAVGKRDGTYDEALAPLGAKIEWVKTTPGFSSNLKLFNSGELDIQTGAYSPVVGALSKDVGVRIFATSDPYNKDQAGIIATPESGIKTVTDLAGKRIAVNPAGKGEYITLKALTQAGVPIDSVERVPLQQADAASAFSTGQVDAWASFLIPYQEAKAKGAVEIATEASIDSVDSTIIAGRTVVLEEHPEVVQKFLEVTQELTAKQQADPAAFENVFEQTGPRALSGQRLDDAITLGGQITNFRYPTAADATDLESISTLFADNKVIQQPIKGSDVIFDLQGAVAGSAAAAPTTEGK